The Desulfovibrio sp. genome has a window encoding:
- a CDS encoding bifunctional oligoribonuclease/PAP phosphatase NrnA, which produces MGTRMHDLLKAIKAGSRFLVTSHASPDGDAIGAMAAMGHLLTALGKQAVLYNISGLPAHFSWLQLPSPILTELPADGFDWIIALDCGDERRGGKILQDAMSAHPTMVIDHHIGNPKWGAHNWVEMDRSSTAEMVGVMALEAGFELDGPLGEAVYLGMVTDTGNFAFDNTSPRCMELAARIIRQGLDTAKINELIQNQWSLARFRLWSEILGSLALYFDGQLGVIRITSEQLSRLGATSADCEGLTNFVLRIKGCKMAQSLREDGAGALKLSLRSVSEVNIQPVAAAFGGGGHRCAAGANIQGSFDEVEPRLIEALGKVLEESGA; this is translated from the coding sequence ATGGGCACCCGCATGCATGACCTTTTAAAGGCCATCAAGGCCGGGTCGCGCTTCCTGGTGACCTCCCACGCCAGTCCGGACGGCGACGCCATCGGGGCCATGGCAGCCATGGGGCATCTGCTCACGGCCCTGGGCAAACAGGCCGTTCTCTACAATATTTCCGGCCTTCCCGCCCATTTCTCCTGGCTTCAGCTGCCCTCGCCCATTCTCACGGAACTGCCCGCGGACGGTTTCGACTGGATCATCGCTCTCGATTGCGGAGACGAACGACGGGGAGGAAAGATCCTTCAGGACGCCATGTCGGCCCATCCCACCATGGTCATCGACCATCATATCGGCAACCCCAAATGGGGAGCCCACAACTGGGTGGAGATGGACCGGTCCTCCACGGCGGAGATGGTGGGCGTCATGGCCCTGGAAGCCGGTTTCGAGCTCGATGGTCCTTTGGGCGAAGCCGTGTACCTGGGCATGGTGACCGACACCGGAAACTTCGCCTTCGACAACACCAGCCCCAGATGCATGGAACTGGCCGCGCGCATAATCCGTCAGGGTCTCGACACGGCCAAGATAAATGAGCTCATCCAGAACCAGTGGTCATTGGCCCGGTTCAGGCTCTGGTCGGAAATTCTCGGTTCGCTGGCGCTCTATTTTGATGGACAGCTGGGTGTGATTCGCATAACGAGCGAGCAGCTTTCCCGGCTTGGGGCCACAAGTGCCGACTGCGAGGGGCTTACGAACTTCGTCCTGCGTATCAAGGGCTGCAAGATGGCCCAGTCGCTACGCGAGGATGGAGCCGGGGCACTCAAGCTTTCCTTGCGCTCGGTCTCAGAGGTGAACATCCAGCCCGTGGCTGCCGCTTTTGGCGGAGGCGGGCACAGGTGCGCGGCCGGAGCCAACATTCAGGGATCGTTTGACGAGGTTGAACCCAGGCTCATCGAAGCCTTGGGCAAGGTGCTCGAGGAAAGCGGCGCGTGA
- the rbfA gene encoding 30S ribosome-binding factor RbfA, translating into MTTKEGPSRRSIRMADQIMRELALMLSEEIQDPRLELVTISGVRLNADISVATVLFTMQGDAERIKAVKDALYKAKGFLRSNLGRRVKMKFVPDLRFEHDDFLETMVYGHPHA; encoded by the coding sequence ATGACGACCAAAGAAGGCCCTTCCCGCCGCTCCATCCGCATGGCCGACCAAATCATGCGCGAACTGGCCCTCATGCTCTCCGAAGAGATTCAGGACCCGCGCCTGGAGCTGGTGACCATAAGCGGCGTGCGCCTTAACGCCGACATCTCCGTGGCCACGGTGCTTTTCACCATGCAGGGCGACGCAGAACGCATCAAGGCCGTCAAGGATGCCCTGTACAAGGCCAAGGGGTTCCTTCGCTCCAACCTGGGGCGCAGGGTCAAGATGAAGTTCGTGCCCGACCTTCGCTTCGAACACGACGACTTTTTGGAAACCATGGTCTATGGGCACCCGCATGCATGA
- a CDS encoding DUF503 domain-containing protein: MIIGVLTLEFRLHGNDSLKGKRSVAQRLKAKLRNKFNVAVSEIASHDSHDTLVLAAVTVSPDGKHAQGLLQKALNMVVAADEAELIYDDIELIGQ; this comes from the coding sequence ATGATCATCGGCGTGCTCACCCTGGAATTTCGCCTGCACGGAAACGACTCCCTCAAGGGCAAGCGCTCCGTGGCCCAGCGGTTAAAAGCCAAGCTGCGCAACAAGTTCAACGTGGCCGTGAGCGAGATAGCCAGCCACGACAGCCACGACACCCTGGTTCTCGCCGCCGTGACGGTGAGCCCGGACGGCAAGCACGCCCAGGGGCTTTTGCAAAAAGCCTTGAACATGGTGGTTGCCGCCGACGAAGCGGAACTTATATATGACGACATTGAGCTCATCGGGCAGTGA
- the infB gene encoding translation initiation factor IF-2 — translation MTKLRVRDLAKELRVSNKDIYQALRELDIRVSSDMATLEDDQVALVRSKMKTGLAKSEVVQSQSQPGVVVRRRRASAPHAEQEPQAEAPQPPSTSTPEVEEEASPALEQAPQAKPRRRAIQTPPARIISQPEPEAEAEALPEAEDLPVVHEHEFAPAEQAGHEEESSAEHAAPEEPIADEPVHEAHVHEDESLAASDDAQAPVDAEAPAPAEGAEPEKKVKKPKREVPIGPQVRIISMPDPRTAEPPRPVQQRPASPGGPRPAGPGGPRPGGPGGQRPGGPGGPRPAGPGGPRPGGPGGFDRPQPAPVPESDDRKRRKDKRVVEFGGQAPADDGDRGRGGAKRRMGDIQDRTGRGGKHPKKKKGGDQVAQIMAAQAQSQPQKAIKRKIRMEDAIRVSEMARQMGLKAQDLMKVLLSMGMMATINQSLDYETAVLVAAEFGYEVEKVGFDEEQFIDVEAADSPESLKPRPPVVTIMGHVDHGKTSLLDAIRSTNVVMGEAGGITQHIGAYHVTTPRGNVVFLDTPGHEAFTAMRARGSKVTDIVVLVVAADDGVMDQTREAINHSKAAGVPMVVAVNKIDKPGAEPDRVKRELADLGLVPEEWGGETIFANVSAKQRVGLDELLEMILLQAEVLDLKSNPDKRAKGHIIEAKLDKGRGPVATVLIEEGTLNQGDAFVCGLFSGRVRALFDDQGRKIKEAGPAMPVEVQGFEGVPEAGETFSCVEDEKVARRIAMTRLTKQRERDLGKATKLTLETFLASRGEAEAQELKLVLKADVQGSQEAIAEALNKLSGEKVKIRMIHAGAGAITESDVLLAAASGAIVIGFNVRPSVKVKETAERENVDLRFYDIIYKLVDEIKAAMSGMLAPVFKEQYLGQAEVRQTFSVPKIGLVAGCGVLDGKITRNAQIRLLRDGVVVYTGKLASLKRFKDDVKEVTKGYECGMGLEHFNDVKVGDVIEAFETVEEQDTLD, via the coding sequence GTGACGAAGCTTAGAGTCCGAGACCTCGCTAAGGAGCTGAGGGTCAGCAACAAGGACATCTACCAGGCGCTGAGAGAGCTGGACATTCGTGTGTCCAGCGACATGGCCACACTGGAGGACGACCAGGTCGCACTGGTGCGCTCCAAAATGAAGACTGGCCTCGCCAAGTCCGAAGTTGTGCAGAGCCAGTCCCAGCCGGGAGTGGTTGTCCGCCGCCGCCGCGCAAGCGCGCCCCATGCAGAGCAGGAGCCTCAGGCCGAAGCCCCGCAGCCTCCTTCCACCTCCACCCCCGAGGTTGAGGAAGAGGCCTCTCCGGCTTTGGAGCAGGCCCCCCAGGCCAAGCCCCGCCGGCGCGCCATCCAAACGCCTCCGGCCAGAATCATTTCCCAGCCCGAGCCCGAAGCCGAAGCGGAGGCCCTGCCCGAAGCCGAAGACCTTCCCGTGGTCCACGAGCACGAGTTTGCTCCTGCCGAGCAGGCCGGGCACGAGGAAGAATCATCCGCCGAGCACGCCGCGCCCGAGGAACCTATCGCGGACGAGCCTGTCCACGAGGCTCACGTCCACGAAGACGAATCACTCGCCGCGTCTGACGATGCCCAGGCTCCGGTTGATGCCGAAGCCCCGGCCCCCGCTGAAGGCGCGGAACCGGAGAAGAAGGTCAAGAAGCCCAAGCGCGAGGTTCCCATCGGGCCGCAGGTGCGCATCATTTCCATGCCCGACCCCCGCACCGCCGAACCGCCCCGCCCTGTGCAGCAGCGTCCGGCCAGCCCCGGCGGACCGCGCCCGGCTGGTCCCGGCGGACCGCGCCCCGGCGGACCCGGCGGACAGCGTCCAGGCGGACCCGGCGGACCGCGCCCGGCTGGTCCCGGCGGCCCACGCCCCGGCGGACCCGGTGGCTTTGATCGCCCCCAGCCTGCCCCTGTTCCGGAGTCGGACGACCGCAAGCGCCGCAAGGACAAGCGTGTGGTTGAATTCGGCGGCCAGGCTCCCGCGGACGACGGCGACCGCGGCCGCGGCGGCGCCAAGAGGCGCATGGGCGACATTCAGGACCGCACCGGACGCGGTGGCAAGCACCCCAAGAAGAAGAAGGGCGGCGATCAGGTTGCCCAGATCATGGCGGCCCAGGCCCAGTCCCAGCCCCAGAAGGCCATCAAGCGCAAAATCCGCATGGAGGACGCCATCCGCGTCTCCGAGATGGCCCGTCAGATGGGACTCAAGGCCCAGGATCTGATGAAGGTTCTCTTGTCCATGGGCATGATGGCCACCATCAACCAGTCCCTGGATTACGAAACCGCAGTGCTCGTGGCCGCTGAGTTCGGCTACGAGGTGGAGAAGGTCGGCTTTGACGAAGAGCAGTTCATCGACGTCGAAGCAGCGGACTCTCCGGAATCTTTGAAGCCCAGGCCGCCCGTGGTCACCATCATGGGCCACGTCGACCATGGCAAGACGTCGCTTTTGGACGCCATCCGTTCCACCAACGTGGTCATGGGCGAGGCTGGCGGCATCACCCAGCACATCGGCGCCTACCACGTCACCACCCCGCGCGGAAACGTGGTCTTCCTGGACACTCCGGGCCACGAAGCCTTCACCGCCATGCGCGCCCGCGGCTCCAAGGTGACGGACATCGTGGTCCTGGTTGTGGCCGCAGACGACGGCGTCATGGACCAGACCCGCGAAGCCATCAACCACTCCAAAGCAGCCGGCGTGCCCATGGTTGTGGCTGTCAACAAGATCGACAAGCCGGGAGCCGAACCCGACCGCGTGAAACGCGAACTGGCCGATCTCGGGCTCGTGCCCGAGGAATGGGGCGGAGAGACCATCTTCGCCAACGTATCCGCCAAGCAGCGCGTCGGCCTGGATGAACTCCTGGAGATGATCCTTTTGCAGGCCGAGGTGCTCGATCTCAAGTCCAACCCGGACAAGCGCGCCAAGGGCCACATCATCGAGGCCAAGCTGGACAAGGGCCGTGGCCCGGTGGCCACCGTGCTCATCGAGGAAGGCACCCTGAACCAGGGCGACGCCTTCGTGTGCGGCCTGTTCTCGGGGCGTGTGCGGGCCTTGTTCGACGACCAGGGCCGAAAGATCAAGGAAGCCGGACCGGCCATGCCCGTCGAGGTGCAGGGTTTCGAAGGCGTTCCGGAAGCGGGCGAGACATTCAGCTGCGTCGAGGACGAGAAGGTCGCCCGCCGCATCGCGATGACGCGCCTGACCAAACAGCGCGAGCGCGATCTTGGCAAGGCCACCAAGCTCACCCTGGAGACCTTCCTGGCTTCGCGCGGCGAGGCCGAGGCCCAGGAACTCAAGCTGGTGCTCAAGGCCGACGTGCAGGGTTCCCAGGAGGCCATTGCCGAAGCCTTGAACAAGCTCTCCGGCGAGAAGGTCAAGATACGCATGATCCACGCCGGCGCCGGCGCCATCACGGAATCCGACGTCCTCTTAGCCGCCGCCTCCGGGGCCATCGTCATCGGCTTCAACGTCCGCCCGTCCGTGAAGGTCAAGGAAACCGCCGAACGCGAGAACGTGGACTTAAGGTTCTACGACATCATCTACAAGCTGGTGGACGAGATCAAGGCGGCCATGTCCGGCATGCTCGCCCCTGTCTTCAAGGAGCAGTACCTGGGCCAGGCCGAGGTGCGCCAGACCTTCAGCGTGCCCAAGATCGGCCTGGTGGCCGGTTGCGGCGTCCTGGACGGCAAGATCACCCGCAACGCCCAGATCCGCTTGCTGCGCGACGGCGTGGTTGTCTATACCGGCAAGCTCGCCAGCCTCAAGCGTTTCAAGGACGACGTCAAGGAAGTCACAAAGGGCTACGAGTGCGGCATGGGCCTGGAGCACTTCAACGACGTGAAGGTCGGCGACGTGATCGAGGCCTTCGAGACCGTGGAAGAACAGGACACCCTGGACTAA
- a CDS encoding YlxR family protein, with protein MTGKPENNDFKGPVRSCIVCRKRFPKHELTRHVWRGEWTPDKAFDLPGRGYYCCAGEACMAKFPKRAAAVRKGKGEGRRDEA; from the coding sequence ATGACGGGAAAGCCGGAGAATAACGACTTCAAGGGGCCGGTGCGCAGCTGCATAGTCTGTCGCAAACGGTTTCCCAAACATGAATTGACCCGCCACGTGTGGCGGGGGGAATGGACGCCTGACAAGGCGTTTGACCTGCCCGGAAGGGGCTACTATTGTTGCGCGGGGGAGGCCTGTATGGCCAAATTCCCAAAACGCGCCGCCGCCGTGAGGAAAGGCAAGGGGGAAGGCAGACGTGACGAAGCTTAG
- the nusA gene encoding transcription termination/antitermination protein NusA, with protein sequence MGMELRKAIDQISKDRGIDRDLLIDTLEEAVRSSVARKFGEHMDIEVSYNDEAGEIEVFQFKIVVDEVEDPLSEITLEDAQKVDPNVQMDDELGFKLKVEDLGRIAAQSAKQVIIQRMRDAEQEIIYEEYKDRKGEIVSGIVQRRDRGGWIINLGRTEAMLPKEEQIPRERYKRGDRVQAYIIEVLPSGRGPQIIISRTHPDYMAALFKREVPEVSDQTVRILGVARDPGSRAKVAVSSKDRDVDPVGACVGVRGSRIQNIVQELHGERIDIVVWHPEIATYAANALSPARITRIMVDEDEKTLEVVVPDDQLTLAIGRKGQNVKLAAKLLGWKIDIFTDSRYSELNAARAGMDQLASVAEMNMENFLSAGFDTVAMLAEASDEELDRIEGMTPTKREHLRSAIRLLLPAKPVEEESDSTSEGEDGAAAQATEDEASAPDDGKAGE encoded by the coding sequence ATGGGCATGGAGCTTCGCAAGGCTATTGACCAAATCAGCAAAGACCGCGGCATCGACCGCGATTTGCTCATCGACACCCTAGAGGAGGCCGTGCGCTCCTCGGTCGCCCGCAAGTTCGGCGAGCACATGGACATCGAGGTCAGCTACAACGACGAAGCCGGCGAGATCGAAGTCTTCCAGTTCAAGATCGTGGTGGACGAAGTTGAGGACCCGCTGTCCGAAATCACCCTGGAAGATGCTCAAAAGGTCGACCCCAACGTGCAGATGGACGACGAGCTGGGATTCAAGCTCAAGGTCGAGGATCTTGGGCGCATCGCCGCCCAGTCCGCCAAGCAGGTGATCATCCAGCGCATGCGCGACGCTGAGCAGGAAATCATCTACGAGGAATACAAGGACCGCAAGGGCGAGATCGTTTCCGGCATCGTGCAGCGGCGCGACCGTGGCGGCTGGATAATAAACCTCGGGCGCACCGAGGCCATGCTCCCCAAAGAGGAGCAGATCCCGCGCGAGCGCTACAAGCGCGGCGACCGCGTCCAGGCCTACATCATCGAGGTTCTGCCCAGCGGGCGCGGACCCCAGATCATCATTTCCCGCACCCACCCGGACTACATGGCCGCCCTGTTCAAGCGCGAGGTGCCCGAGGTGTCCGACCAGACGGTGCGCATCCTGGGCGTGGCCCGCGACCCGGGCTCCCGGGCCAAGGTGGCCGTGTCCTCCAAGGACCGCGACGTGGATCCGGTGGGCGCGTGCGTCGGCGTTCGCGGCTCGCGCATCCAGAACATCGTGCAGGAACTGCACGGCGAGCGCATCGACATCGTGGTCTGGCATCCGGAAATCGCCACTTACGCGGCCAACGCCCTCTCGCCCGCGCGCATCACCCGCATCATGGTGGACGAGGACGAGAAGACCCTGGAAGTGGTGGTGCCCGACGACCAGCTCACCCTGGCCATCGGCCGCAAGGGCCAGAACGTCAAGCTGGCGGCCAAGCTTCTCGGCTGGAAGATCGATATCTTCACTGATTCCCGCTACTCGGAGCTCAATGCCGCCCGCGCGGGCATGGACCAGCTGGCCAGCGTGGCCGAAATGAACATGGAGAACTTCCTGTCCGCCGGGTTCGACACCGTGGCCATGCTGGCCGAGGCGTCCGACGAAGAGCTGGACCGCATCGAAGGCATGACTCCCACGAAACGAGAGCACCTGCGTTCCGCCATCCGGCTGCTGCTGCCCGCCAAGCCCGTTGAGGAAGAGTCCGATTCGACCTCCGAGGGCGAGGATGGCGCGGCCGCCCAGGCGACCGAGGATGAGGCTTCGGCCCCGGATGACGGGAAAGCCGGAGAATAA
- a CDS encoding ribosome maturation factor RimP → MTQDNVKVLSRIKELVSPYVEGLGLFLWGMEIASGAGRPVVRIFIDGPDGVDVEHCASVSRQLSLALDMEDVIHGAFQLEVSSPGLDRKFFELSQLAPYVGQELDVTLADPLDGRKRFKGTFASLDGETLSLVCEGVPVSFPWNHVAKAKLVYVFETPEEAKAKTKGKKTIKADKDASRA, encoded by the coding sequence ATGACCCAGGACAACGTAAAAGTGCTCTCCAGGATTAAGGAATTGGTCTCTCCCTACGTGGAAGGCCTCGGCCTTTTTCTATGGGGAATGGAGATCGCCAGCGGAGCGGGCCGCCCCGTTGTGCGAATATTCATAGACGGTCCGGACGGCGTGGATGTCGAGCACTGTGCCAGCGTGAGCCGGCAACTCAGCTTGGCCCTGGACATGGAAGATGTCATCCATGGAGCCTTCCAGCTGGAAGTCTCCTCGCCCGGCCTTGACCGGAAATTTTTCGAGCTTTCCCAGCTCGCCCCCTACGTGGGCCAGGAGCTGGACGTCACTCTGGCCGACCCCCTGGACGGCCGGAAGCGTTTCAAGGGGACCTTCGCGTCCCTGGACGGCGAGACACTTTCGCTCGTATGCGAAGGAGTTCCCGTCAGTTTTCCGTGGAACCATGTGGCCAAGGCCAAGCTTGTCTACGTGTTTGAGACGCCCGAGGAGGCCAAGGCCAAGACCAAGGGCAAAAAGACCATCAAGGCAGATAAAGACGCCTCCCGCGCTTAA